The Pectobacterium parmentieri genome segment ATGGTGCTAACAGCTTACTCGTACCGGACAGGTGTTGCAGCGTGTGGCTGAAATGGCGATACGCAGCGGTCAGCGCATTCAATTCGCCCCACAATATCGAGAAAAGTTGGGCGCGGTCATCAACGGCGAGATAGGGTGCTAATTCAATTGCAACAGGCCAGAAGTGTGCCTCTAACTGTTTCTGCCGTTTGATATCGTGACGTGCGAGATAATCCCAGAGTTCGACCACGTCATCGCGGTCCATCCCTTCGACAGGTTCTGGCTGACGGTGCATCAACAGCGTTTTAATGTGCTCGGCGACATGGCGTTCATCCAATTCTTCAAACGTTGTCTCTTGGTTGAGATCGTTCAAAAATGCGTTGGCCATGATCTTGCCGATATCCAGCTCGTTGAGAAGTTGCAACTGCACGGGAAACGATTTGTTCTTCACGCCAGACTGTCGGCTAAAGCGCGTGACAAGCGCTGCGACCCGGTCAGACGGGTTAATATGATCGATATAATCCAGCGGTTGCCCTTCAAATGAGGTTTCTAACTTGCCGTTTTCTCCCCCGGCCAGCGACGCGATAAGATAGCTTTTCCCCGCCTGAGACAGGCCAAAAAAGCCGATGGCAATCTCTTTCTGTGCCACATCGGACAGGTGCTGCGCTTTATTATGATTACGACGCAATTTGACGATCAGGCGGTCTGCCTCAATATCCAGACGCGGGGCGTTCTGACGCGTAGTTTCAACCCAGTCAATGGCCTGTTCAACACCGTGAGTGACGGCCTGGAGCTGGCCGTGAAGCCGAGTGGAAAGCTGTTTAGGCGTTAATCGTTTCATTTTTTAAATACACTCCCACTATCGATCCAATAATGGGTCGCTCCTGAACCGTTAGCGGATAATGTGTTCAATTTGAGTCGTAAATGATGGGGCGGCACGCGAGTGCCATCTTCCAGTACCGCATCGGCAATCTCAAAGCGCTCAGGGCTGTCCTGATCGTCGCTTTTTGTCACAGCCAACCGGACGTACAGCTTACTGTCACCGACGACCTTACGGGCTAAATCTTGATCGACAATTGATAGCATATAGAGCGAGGATGCAGGCCAGCGCTCGTTGTCTAACTGGCGGAAACCGAGGCAGAGTGAACCGCGCACCTGGAAGCTATGTTTTGGGTCAAGCACGAAATCCGGGGCATCCAGATCGATATCGCTGTAATACACGTTATCCAGTGTCAGTGCGTTATTGCTATCCATCATACCGAGGTAGCGCACCGTAGAGTATGGTTGAAAATCACCGACCTTAAAGTAAAAACCCGGTAGACGCAGATCGAGTGCAAGCAGGCACAGCATCGCGCCGACGGCGGCGGTGGATTTCGGGTTATCGATACGCCCGCGTTTGTTAAACGGATACCAATCATTGGTGTGATACCCATCCAGCGACAGCATTCGGTTAATCGGCAGCGGTTGCAGGTGGCGGAACAGCGCCTGAATCCCCGGGAAGCGCGAAGGGCGGCCAGTGAGCAGCAGCACATCGCACGAATACAGCGATACCACTTCAGACATCAGGCGCAGATTCTGCGTGATATTCATTTTGTTAGACAGGAATTCGCCGTGCAGCTTGTTCAGTTTGAGGATGAGCGGCACCTGCAAAATATCAAATACGCTATCGCTAACCGGCAACTCGCGCTGCACTTCCGTATTGATGTATTCCAGCACTTTGTCCGTCGGTGCCTGATCCAACAATTCGCCGAAGGTCGATTCGATCTCGGCGCTGGTGTCCAGTGGATCAAAGCGCTCATAGGCTTCCAGAATCGCACGCCCGATCGGGATAAAGACTTGCAATGTCACCTGTTGGCGTAGCGTAAGCTGCGCGTCCATACGGCCTTCATTGCCGAACAGTTTCGCCATCAGTGCATCCGGATTGGCCAGCCCTGCGGTTTTTAGCGCAGCCTGCAGAGCAGGGAGGATATAAAGCTGAATCACATCCAGCAGGATATCGTCACCCGCAACCTTAAAGCCTTCGCGGAACAGCAGGCGTGGAATGATTTTGACGTTGTTGCCCACACCGTCATCGAGCAGATATTGCGTAATGGCGAGGTCGGTGGTACCGCCGCCGATGTCGATTGAGGCAATGCGCAGCGTTTTTCCTACGGGTTCACCTTCGTCGAGTTCTTTATCTGGTCGCGCCATGCTGGCGAAGAAATCTTCTGCTCGACCGCCAAAATTCACCTGCGCTTCGTTATACAGGTAAACCATCTGTCCGCATGTCGCTTCGTCCCATTCGATTTGCACGTCAGGAACCGGAACCCGGCTCTGTTGTTTGTCGGCTGGCGTGGTGAAATCGTCATCCATCGGGTGCCAGTCCATCGCTTTCCAGACCAGCGCAATGGCTTCATGCATCCTACGGCGGAAAATTTCGCGTTCAGGCTTCGGCATCGCGGAAGGCAGCGTCAGAATGATATTGCGCAATTGGCGCGGTGCGCTGCTGTGGATCATCTTCAACCGCTGGGCGGCGCTATTCATCTGCATGAGCGCCTGTGCCAGCAGTTCGGAGAGCATGAAGGTCATGATCGAGCTGCGGCTATAGTGCGGTGAAAATACCGGTAAACGCTCATCCAGCGGTTGGTTGTAGAGGGGTTGACCTTCATCATTCAGCATGATGGTCAGCGGCATGGCAGTCGCTAGCGGCTCGGTTTGTGAATGGGCATCGGTCTGGCTGAAGCGCCAGCCTGGTGCATAGCTTTCTTCGTCCCACAGGTAACGACGCGGGCTGGAAATCCCGCTTGAGCCTTCTGTTCCCTGACGCAGCAGTGCCATGTGGCTGGCTTCACGCCCGACGCGAGTGATCGACGGCCAGATGAAAGCGTCATCACGACCGCTTTCCACGGAGAAGTTTTCCTTGCCGAACTTTGCCTGAGAAAATTCAACGCGACTCTCAAACAGTTCGTTATACAGATAATGTGGCTCACTCAGATCGCGCAGTTGCAGTTCATAGGTTTGCTTCAGGCCGTTGCTTTCGTCTGCATGATCCTCAACCAAAATGCCGCAGGTGTGTGAATTTCCGACATCCAAAATCAGGTCGACGTTGACCACCGGCTCCTGCAACGTGCTGGTGTTGATACGGATTTCCGGTATCTCAAGCTGGTTACCCAGCATATCTAGCACATTTAAATAATGTGCCTGATATTCGAATCCCCTTAACGCCACTTTCACATCATGGCTATCACGGTTTTCCTGCGCTTTTGCCTGTTGAGTAAAGACTTCACGCAGCCAGCCGTCAACCCAGGTTTCATCGAGGAATTCACCCAACTCATCGCTGTGATAAGCCAGCGCGAAATTTCCACCCGTTTTGATGTCATTGGCATTCGGTGCCAGCGACTCGTATTCATGACCTTCGGGATAGGTTTTGGTATCGAACGCCAGACAAATGCGGTGCGTGTTGCCGTCTTGATCGGGCGTATCCAACGTCAGGATCTGCATGCGAGCCCAGTTGTCCGGGCCCCCCATAAAAGTACGCGGCGGATTGAAGCGGAAGAAGGGCAGTGGCAACCAGACTTTCTCCAGCAGCTTCAGCGATTGCTCAAGTGAAATACTCAACTCAGGCTTCACCACTTCCGGTTGCATACCCGTTGCAGAAGGCAGCAGGAATTTGTCCGTGTTTTCATCGTAAAGCAGATGCAGTAAGGGGCCGTTGGCACTTTTGCGAACATAGCCGTTAGGCTGTTCAGCCAAAAACTGCGGCTTTAACGCAAAATCCAAAAACTGAATCCCGCTGTCCTGAATCAACGTAATGCGTTGTTTATAATCGGTAATTGTCGCCAGCATGATTATTTACTCTCGCGCTTTATCGTCATCGGGAAAACGGTGTCTGCGTCATAACGACCAATACACTCCGCAGCAGTGCCAGATCCACCTTGTTTACAGACCAGTTCCGGCATTTGGAAACGAGAATTATCGGAACAGCGTGCACCAGAACGACTATTGATGATCAGATTGCCAGAACCCATTAATCCTGCCTCAACATTGGCGCGACACGTGACACCGTCACCATGAGTAATACGCGCAGTCCCTTTGCCATTTTGGATTTGGTAGCGCAGGCTAGGTGGTCTGCCGGTAATCGGTGCTTTCCCATCAACAATGACGCGCCAGTTACCGTTCAGGAATTTAATGGAGCCGATTTTCACCGCATCTGCAGGCATCACTAAGTCATCCTTGCCCGCAGGAAGTGCTGGTACTTGTTCGATAACGGGTTCAACCGGTGGCGCAACAGGTTCTTTGGGTTCAACAACCGCAGGAGCTTCTGGCTTGACTTCTTCTACGATAGGCGGTGCTGAAACAGGAGGCTCAACGGCTTTTACGATCTCTTTTTCTGCTACAGGTGGAGCAGGTGGCGGGGTGGGTTCAGCCGGGGTGGAAGAAGGCAAGGCACGTTTTTCCTGCTTGACCGCTACAGTCTGTTCGGATGTCGGTTTATCGTCTTGTTCTGACACGCAGCCACGTATTTGCAATGCCAGAATAGCTAACAGTACGGCAGCAGGTAATAGCCACCATAGGCGGAAGAATGGCGGACGAGCAGGCAATGCTGTCACTGCGGTAGGCTCTGGCGTTGGCTCGACAGGTTCGGGCTGAGCGATAGGCTGTAGTTCTGGCTCGGGTACCGGTTCGACCACTGCAAGCGTTGGGACGCTTGCAACGGGAGTCGGTGCGACCACAAGTGGTTCGATTTCCTTGATGACCGGCCGCAGACAGTCCAGCGCATCAAGACGGGATTTCTTATCGAGATTGACGAAGCCCCAGAACGTTAAGACGGGCTTGCCATCAACCAGATAGACGTGGTTTGCTCCGGGGAACTGTAGCGCTTTTGCCAGCAGAACACCGAAAAGCTTCTGCCCGGCTTTTTCTGCATGTTGCGCACGCTGGCTGATGTCAGCAACCGCAGTTTGATAGGTTTCCAGTAACGACAGCGCCTTTTCTCGTTCTTCTTCACTGGCAGCAATCCAGGAGGTGACTTTACCGTCAATTGACGCATACCAGTCAATGCGGTCGCCATGCTCGTTGGGTTGGGGGATCGCCAGACAATCGGCAATCTGCTGTTGTTTTCTGAGACGTAACGTTTCCCGCAATTGAAGTGCCGATGCATAAACTGGCTGCCCGTTCTCACCCAGCGCCAGAAAATCATCCAAACTTCCACTACGTAAAAATAATTTTGCCACGCAAAAGAGACCTTTTGTAATGATGCCTAAAGCAGAAAATAGAATGTAATCTGCGACAGGGTATACTGTAGTGCGAATGATGGCGAATCAAACGCTTAAAGAAGTGATAAAACTAACAAATATTTGAGCAATAGGAAAAGTAGGAAACGCGAGGAGTACGCATGTGTAACAGATAACGTCCGGGCAATACGCTGAAAATACTGAAAAAAATGCTATGCCCACATTCAGTCGCGATTTTGCAGAAATGAGGGCCGCTACAGGATGTCAACGTCCCTCAAGAACATGGGTTGTTACAGTTGGACGTTGCCCGTGATCAGGTAAGCGGATGATGTACTTTGAGACATCGGTGGCAACGTATCGCTGAGGACGTTACCCTTAACATCAGTAAATTCAATGGGAATGTCGTTCATTCCGACGTGTTCAACAATAAAGTGGTTATAATCGGTTTTCTGTGCGGCAATCCATTGGTTGTTTCGCATATATTTCATCTCAATAACCGGATATTTTACATTTCTGAATTGCACTGCAGCCCAGTAAGGATTCGAACCTTCTTTTATTCGATAAATAACGTTGCCATTTACTGGTGCCTCGATCAGCGTCCAGTCGATATTAATTTTCCCATCCCGCAGATCGCCTATTTTCTCGAAAGCGTTAAACGATAAGTCTAATGCGCAATCTCCACCTTCAGGGTAAAGATCCGTGACATAAACCACCGTGCTACCTTTTGGGCCATTCACTTTCAGGTAAGCCCCAGCTAGTGATGCTTTAACGCCGCGATAATCCAACTGGCTCCGGTTTAATGCGGTGATCTCCATGTTCTGTGGAATAGGGTCTAGCAGGAGGGCTCCCCCTTGATATCCAGAGCCGGTTGCGGTTGCGTAGCCGTAACAGATATCGTCCAATTCCCACTGGGCGTGGGCGGTATTAATCAGAGGAATAGAGCATAATACAGATAAAGCTAAGGAGGTTATTTTATTCATGTTTCACATCCAATATGATTCAAGATTAATAACATGGTTAAGTTGTAAAAATAAAACACCAAAGCGGACATCCATTTTTAAAACCATCGTCTTGGCTTATAGATAATCGGATATTTTTTCAAATAAGTAAATCGTTTTTATCTTAAAAAAACAGATCAGTAAATATATCAGCTAATTTATTTTATGCGGTGAAATTATTATGTGAATGAAATAATCGATTTGAGTTTCTTATAAATACGTTCTGTGGTTTAAAAAGTATGACGACAGCATAATTTCGCGCCAATATCTCACTCATCCCCCGACCGCAATGCATGGCAGATCGGGGAAGTGATTATCAAAAGTTTGTCAGCACAATTTTGCCCTGAATACTGCCCATTGCAGCACGCTGATGGGCTGCAGATGCCAGTGCTAATGGATAGGTGCTATCGATGACGACCTGGATAATTCTTTTTTCCAGGAGATGTCCAGCTTCAGACAGTTGTGCACCACTTGAACGTACTTGCGTTGATGATACGGTAATATCTTTTTTAGCAGCCTCATTCCTTCCGGAAAAACCCAAAGGATTAACCAGAAATAATGCACCGCCTGGCCTTATACAGCGCAGAAATCGCTCCATATTTGCACCGCCAACTGCATCAAGAACGAGATCAACATTTTTTACCACCTTTTCGGCTGCTGTTTTAGTGTAGTCGATAAACTCATCTGCCCCCAGGTCGCGTAAAAGCGCCTCATTGCGGGAAGACGCCACTGCAATGACCCTTGCACCTTTCCACCTGGCAACCTGAACCGCAAGGTGTCCAACGCCTCCGCTGGCACCATTGACTAACACGGTTCGGCCTTCTAATGGAATGGCTTGATGAGGGAAAGGCTGGAAAGGATTCGGTGCGTCATGCCCCACTTCGACAAGAAACTGCCAGGCCGTGAGTAGTGACATTGGTGCCCCAGCAGCCTGAACATGTCCAATTCCCCTGGGTTTTAGCGCCAGCTCTGATGAAGGAATGCTTACATATTCCGCATAGGCACCACTGCCCTCCATCACTCTCTCCGGAAAACGCACCATCGAATAGACCTCATCCCCGGTTCTGAACCCGGTAACATTTTTACCGACCGCTGCGACGACGCCTGATACATCAGTCCCCAAAATGAGCGGAAAAGAAGAATCTGGCCGCCATTCAGGCGGAAGTGCTCGATAACCGTCACGCAGATACCAGTCTGGTGGGTTAAGGCTGGCCGCCTGCATATGAACAAGGACCTCGTCGCTCCCCATAAGTGGCCGGGGTATGTCTCCATAAAGCAGGTTATCTGGCCCGCCAAACGTGTGTAGCTGTACTGCTTTCATCATCTCAGTCATGACAATCTCACGCTAAAAGCAACTCAGGCGAAAGAGTATATGGCCAATATTCAAGGTTGATAATATGGCTGAATTTCGCTTTAATTATGCCATGAAGGAACAAATAGGTTTTGACAGACTCACCGGTCTCATTGCATTCGCGCGTGCAGGCGCTCTGGGTAGCTATACTGCCGCTGCTCGCTCGCTTTCAGTTTCACCTTCAGCAATCAGTAAAAGTATTCAGCGACTGGAGAAGCGTCTCGGCGTTACCTTATTCACCCGAACGACACGTTCGCTCGTTTTGACTGCCGAAGGCCGGGAACTGCACGAGCGGGCTTTACGGTTGTTACGGGATGCAGAGGAGTTCGAACAGATAGCAAAACGTACACATGCGGAGCCCACGGGTACGTTACGCATTGCAGCCTCGTTACCGACAGGTGTCCATATGATTGCCCCGGTTCTTCCGCAATTTTGTGCGCTTCATCCAAAAGTGACAATTGACTTGCGGTTGAGCGATCGCGTGGTAAGCATCGTTGATGAAAATATTGATATTGCCATTCGGATCGGTGATCTCGCGGATTCAAATCTCCTGTCGCGTCGCCTCCCGCCATATCAGATAGGTTGTTATGCCTCGCCTGAATATTTAGCCAGTTGCGCTCCTTTGGAACATCCCAATGACTTAATAGGGCATAAAACGGTTAATCTGCGTTACCAAAATACGGGGCAACTTTTTCGCTGGCCGTTCCGCTTCGGAGAGCGGGAGATTGAGATTGTGCCTTCGTCAGCGGTCACTGTTGATGCAAGCGAGGCCGTCATCGCCGCAATTGCTGCCGGGGCCGGAATAGGCATGGCCTCAAATTTTATGGCGATTTCCCTGGTAAGGGATAAAAAGTTAGTTCCCGTACTCTCAGATTTTGCGGTGGAGCGACGTAATATTTCGGCTGTCTGGCATGAAAGCCGTCGTTCCAATCCTGCGGTACGTGCATTTCTGGATCATATGCTTACACATTTTTAAATTACCGGTCTCCGGCGATAACAAACACTGCAATGTGAATTGTATCTGTGTCTGGCACATAGTAGGAGGTCAAGTAAGATAGCGTTGAAATTTAAAATCATTGCTATCCGGCCTTTATCCAGAGTATGGCTTGCCGCGTGGCATTCGGGTTTTCTTATTATTTAATAATAATCAAAATATAATTAGATAGTTATCTATTAGTATTAGGTATTGATTTTAGTTTTCTATAAATGTCATGCTTATTCTGGCTATCTATTTTAGCCTTATTTAAAACCAACATGGAGAGTTGACGTGGGTAGAAAAATATCATTCAGAATGCTTTTTGTTGTTTTGGGTCTGCTTAGTGTCAACGGAGTTGCTTTAGCACAAACTCACCCTGGTCCTAATGAATGCTGGTTGGATGAGCAATCCAGTACGTGCAGATAACGTCAAATCCGCATTGCTTCCGGGCGAGGTGTCCGGAAGCAATGCAGGTACGTTTCACGACGTGCGTATCGAAAGAACCCATTTTCGTTGACGTGAATAACTTTTTTTAAAATTCTACAATCTAGCATTACAGTTGCAATTTTGACTTCAGATATGCTCATCGCGTAGCAGCTTGAGTGGGAAAGGATGTTGCTATGATAGTACCTACGTGGAGAGTTTCTTTCATTCCTTGAAAATGGAATGTATCTACGGTGAGCACATTGTCAGTCGGGAAGAGATGAAAGCAAGGGGTTAATTATATCGAGTGCAATTATAACCACACTCGATATAGTGCTTGTGGCGGTCTTAGCCCGGAACAGTGTGCAAACCAGCACCTCTCTGAGGGCTGTATCCTCTTTACGTGGGTAAGATCAACATAACAAGAGCAATATTGGGCTGACCGATTTTTGGTGGTCAGATTTTCTGAGTATGTCGTGCTGTGGAACACAAGCGAGAGTTCAAGATGAATAGAGTGACCAAGATCTGTTTTTCTGTACTGTTGGCCGGTAGTTTGCTGACACCTGTTTTAGCGAATGCAACCGCGTCAGAAGATATGCGCGGTATGCAAAAAAGTTATACCGCTGCCACTAAAGCGGATAATGCCGCAACGTTGAAAACTGCGCTGAGCACATTCCGTGAGCATGTTGCGCAAGCTAAAACGCAGGTTCCGCCTGATTTTGCCAAGCAGCCAGCAGATAGTCCAGACAGAAAAGCCTATGTGGAAGGGCTGGATAAGATTTTGCAAAAAGTGGACAGCGCGCAGGTTCTGGCGGATGCCGGTAAACTGAGCGAAGCCAAAGCAGTGTTAGCTGAAATCAATACGCTGAAAGGTGAGTACCACAGTAAATTGAGAGGCTAAACCGCTTTTCGTTTACCATAAGCCGCCAGTGGGAATCGACCCCACTGGCGGTTTTTTTTGTTATAACGGTTACGATAGCCAGTATTAGCCAGCCAAAGGGGAACAGAATGATGTCACCATCACACGATGCAACGAATGATGGCAAAGATACGCAAAGCAGAATTCTTGAGGCCGCGCTGGAAGTCATACTGGATCATGGTGTGCGAGGGGCAACTTACCGCAAAATTGCGCAGCAGGCCGGGTTGTCGCCAGGGACGCTGACCTACCGCTATAGCAGTATTGAATTGCTGTTAAACAGCGCATTCGTCTATATGATCGACGGTATCTCACACGCATTCCGCGTTCGCCTCAAACAGGCAAAGGACATCAACAGCGCGCGTGAAGCGGTGGTGGACCTGATCTGTGGCGATATCTGGGCAACGCCGCGTCACCTGACATTAAGCTTTGAACTGTACGCGCTGGCATCGAGAAAAGAGGAGTATCGGCTGATATTGCAGGAGTGGATGACGCGCAGCAGAA includes the following:
- a CDS encoding expansin EXLX1 family cellulose-binding protein, giving the protein MNKITSLALSVLCSIPLINTAHAQWELDDICYGYATATGSGYQGGALLLDPIPQNMEITALNRSQLDYRGVKASLAGAYLKVNGPKGSTVVYVTDLYPEGGDCALDLSFNAFEKIGDLRDGKINIDWTLIEAPVNGNVIYRIKEGSNPYWAAVQFRNVKYPVIEMKYMRNNQWIAAQKTDYNHFIVEHVGMNDIPIEFTDVKGNVLSDTLPPMSQSTSSAYLITGNVQL
- a CDS encoding NADP-dependent oxidoreductase: MTEMMKAVQLHTFGGPDNLLYGDIPRPLMGSDEVLVHMQAASLNPPDWYLRDGYRALPPEWRPDSSFPLILGTDVSGVVAAVGKNVTGFRTGDEVYSMVRFPERVMEGSGAYAEYVSIPSSELALKPRGIGHVQAAGAPMSLLTAWQFLVEVGHDAPNPFQPFPHQAIPLEGRTVLVNGASGGVGHLAVQVARWKGARVIAVASSRNEALLRDLGADEFIDYTKTAAEKVVKNVDLVLDAVGGANMERFLRCIRPGGALFLVNPLGFSGRNEAAKKDITVSSTQVRSSGAQLSEAGHLLEKRIIQVVIDSTYPLALASAAHQRAAMGSIQGKIVLTNF
- a CDS encoding TetR/AcrR family transcriptional regulator is translated as MMSPSHDATNDGKDTQSRILEAALEVILDHGVRGATYRKIAQQAGLSPGTLTYRYSSIELLLNSAFVYMIDGISHAFRVRLKQAKDINSAREAVVDLICGDIWATPRHLTLSFELYALASRKEEYRLILQEWMTRSRKSLHLHFSIATACSLDAMIEGYTIHNYLNNEAVSREDILNTVIKLTS
- a CDS encoding virulence factor SrfB, which produces MLATITDYKQRITLIQDSGIQFLDFALKPQFLAEQPNGYVRKSANGPLLHLLYDENTDKFLLPSATGMQPEVVKPELSISLEQSLKLLEKVWLPLPFFRFNPPRTFMGGPDNWARMQILTLDTPDQDGNTHRICLAFDTKTYPEGHEYESLAPNANDIKTGGNFALAYHSDELGEFLDETWVDGWLREVFTQQAKAQENRDSHDVKVALRGFEYQAHYLNVLDMLGNQLEIPEIRINTSTLQEPVVNVDLILDVGNSHTCGILVEDHADESNGLKQTYELQLRDLSEPHYLYNELFESRVEFSQAKFGKENFSVESGRDDAFIWPSITRVGREASHMALLRQGTEGSSGISSPRRYLWDEESYAPGWRFSQTDAHSQTEPLATAMPLTIMLNDEGQPLYNQPLDERLPVFSPHYSRSSIMTFMLSELLAQALMQMNSAAQRLKMIHSSAPRQLRNIILTLPSAMPKPEREIFRRRMHEAIALVWKAMDWHPMDDDFTTPADKQQSRVPVPDVQIEWDEATCGQMVYLYNEAQVNFGGRAEDFFASMARPDKELDEGEPVGKTLRIASIDIGGGTTDLAITQYLLDDGVGNNVKIIPRLLFREGFKVAGDDILLDVIQLYILPALQAALKTAGLANPDALMAKLFGNEGRMDAQLTLRQQVTLQVFIPIGRAILEAYERFDPLDTSAEIESTFGELLDQAPTDKVLEYINTEVQRELPVSDSVFDILQVPLILKLNKLHGEFLSNKMNITQNLRLMSEVVSLYSCDVLLLTGRPSRFPGIQALFRHLQPLPINRMLSLDGYHTNDWYPFNKRGRIDNPKSTAAVGAMLCLLALDLRLPGFYFKVGDFQPYSTVRYLGMMDSNNALTLDNVYYSDIDLDAPDFVLDPKHSFQVRGSLCLGFRQLDNERWPASSLYMLSIVDQDLARKVVGDSKLYVRLAVTKSDDQDSPERFEIADAVLEDGTRVPPHHLRLKLNTLSANGSGATHYWIDSGSVFKK
- a CDS encoding LysR family transcriptional regulator, encoding MKEQIGFDRLTGLIAFARAGALGSYTAAARSLSVSPSAISKSIQRLEKRLGVTLFTRTTRSLVLTAEGRELHERALRLLRDAEEFEQIAKRTHAEPTGTLRIAASLPTGVHMIAPVLPQFCALHPKVTIDLRLSDRVVSIVDENIDIAIRIGDLADSNLLSRRLPPYQIGCYASPEYLASCAPLEHPNDLIGHKTVNLRYQNTGQLFRWPFRFGEREIEIVPSSAVTVDASEAVIAAIAAGAGIGMASNFMAISLVRDKKLVPVLSDFAVERRNISAVWHESRRSNPAVRAFLDHMLTHF
- a CDS encoding cytochrome b562, translating into MNRVTKICFSVLLAGSLLTPVLANATASEDMRGMQKSYTAATKADNAATLKTALSTFREHVAQAKTQVPPDFAKQPADSPDRKAYVEGLDKILQKVDSAQVLADAGKLSEAKAVLAEINTLKGEYHSKLRG
- a CDS encoding SrfA family protein; the encoded protein is MAKLFLRSGSLDDFLALGENGQPVYASALQLRETLRLRKQQQIADCLAIPQPNEHGDRIDWYASIDGKVTSWIAASEEEREKALSLLETYQTAVADISQRAQHAEKAGQKLFGVLLAKALQFPGANHVYLVDGKPVLTFWGFVNLDKKSRLDALDCLRPVIKEIEPLVVAPTPVASVPTLAVVEPVPEPELQPIAQPEPVEPTPEPTAVTALPARPPFFRLWWLLPAAVLLAILALQIRGCVSEQDDKPTSEQTVAVKQEKRALPSSTPAEPTPPPAPPVAEKEIVKAVEPPVSAPPIVEEVKPEAPAVVEPKEPVAPPVEPVIEQVPALPAGKDDLVMPADAVKIGSIKFLNGNWRVIVDGKAPITGRPPSLRYQIQNGKGTARITHGDGVTCRANVEAGLMGSGNLIINSRSGARCSDNSRFQMPELVCKQGGSGTAAECIGRYDADTVFPMTIKRESK